From a region of the Thermomicrobium roseum DSM 5159 genome:
- a CDS encoding YebC/PmpR family DNA-binding transcriptional regulator, translating to MAGHSKWAQIKRQKQAADFRKGQIFSKLAREIHVAVREGGPNPETNVRLRMAIERARREGMPKDTIENAIAKASGAAGGAAEYETIVYEGYGPGGVAIMAIALTDNRNRTASVVRHIFSKYGGSLGETGSVAWQFETVGQIVVATDGHDPEEIALAAIDAGARDFEVEDDSVIITTDPDQLSDVAEKLEAAGYQIRQADIQRIPTTTVELEGGQAQSALKLLEALEDLDDVQEVYTNASFPAEVRSAV from the coding sequence ATGGCTGGCCACTCCAAGTGGGCCCAGATCAAACGACAGAAGCAGGCCGCCGACTTCCGCAAGGGACAGATCTTCAGCAAGCTGGCTCGCGAGATCCATGTCGCAGTGCGCGAAGGCGGTCCGAACCCGGAGACGAACGTGCGGCTGCGCATGGCGATCGAGCGCGCGCGGCGCGAGGGTATGCCGAAGGACACCATCGAAAACGCGATCGCCAAGGCGAGCGGTGCGGCTGGCGGAGCGGCTGAATACGAGACGATCGTCTACGAAGGGTACGGGCCGGGCGGCGTCGCCATCATGGCTATCGCCTTGACGGACAACCGCAACCGGACAGCCTCGGTGGTTCGACACATTTTCTCCAAGTACGGTGGTTCGCTCGGCGAGACCGGCTCGGTAGCCTGGCAGTTCGAAACCGTTGGGCAGATCGTCGTCGCCACTGACGGTCATGATCCAGAGGAGATCGCACTCGCTGCGATCGACGCAGGCGCTCGCGATTTCGAGGTGGAAGACGATTCGGTCATCATCACGACCGATCCCGACCAGCTGAGCGACGTGGCGGAGAAGTTAGAGGCAGCCGGCTACCAGATCCGCCAGGCTGACATCCAACGCATCCCGACCACGACGGTCGAGCTCGAGGGCGGTCAGGCTCAGAGCGCCCTCAAGCTGCTCGAAGCGCTCGAGGACTTGGACGACGTGCAGGAGGTCTACACCAACGCGAGTTTTCCTGCCGAAGTGCGCAGCGCCGTGTAA
- a CDS encoding DUF421 domain-containing protein, producing MWKLTIPVWELILRGLAIYLLFILALRLFGKRQLGQFTVFDLALLLLTANSLQPAMTGTDSSLLGGIILSGTLFIGNWSLGWASLRFPPLKRLLQPPPSILARDGRWDRRALRREWIDLEKAEAALRHAGLEDISQAALVVLEADGTISVIPKQSAVRSQERTP from the coding sequence ATGTGGAAGCTGACCATACCAGTCTGGGAACTCATCCTGCGTGGTCTGGCGATCTACTTACTCTTCATCCTCGCGCTGCGACTCTTCGGTAAACGGCAACTCGGTCAGTTCACGGTTTTCGATCTCGCCTTGTTGCTCCTTACGGCTAATTCGCTCCAGCCCGCTATGACGGGGACGGACTCCTCGCTGCTCGGCGGGATCATTCTGAGCGGCACCCTCTTCATCGGCAATTGGTCGCTCGGTTGGGCCTCGTTGCGTTTTCCCCCGCTGAAACGGCTGCTCCAGCCACCGCCGAGCATTCTCGCCCGCGATGGACGATGGGATCGGCGAGCACTGCGCCGCGAGTGGATCGATCTCGAGAAAGCAGAAGCGGCCCTGCGTCACGCTGGTCTTGAGGACATCTCGCAAGCCGCACTCGTCGTCCTCGAAGCTGACGGTACGATCTCTGTCATACCGAAGCAGAGTGCGGTACGAAGTCAGGAGAGGACCCCATGA
- a CDS encoding aminotransferase class V-fold PLP-dependent enzyme, which yields MSWYERLGVRRVINADARLTRLGGSIMPPEVIAAMAEAAQWYVDLVELQRAVGRRLADLTRNEAAYVTAGAAAGLTLATLACVTGPDPASIARLRAQFPDLEGYKDQVVIQAAHRIPYDPAIRLAGVQLVQIGNALATDPWELESALSERTAAVVYVAGAHLARGAPPLEEVVAVAHAHDVPVIVDAAAQLPPAENLWRFTRDLGADLAIFSGGKDLAGPQSTGLIVGRADLIEAIALHGPPYQQLGRPFKVSREELIGLLVAVERYLTLDHEARVRACEDTVAAWIADFSRIPGVRATRAFPNEAGQPLPRLVLEIDPSCCGMTARELRDRLWEGDPRIAVALHDEHRISLTAETLEPGEAEVVAERIRTILRTTQH from the coding sequence ATGAGCTGGTACGAGCGACTCGGTGTCCGGCGTGTCATCAACGCCGATGCCCGTCTGACGCGGCTCGGCGGTTCCATCATGCCGCCCGAAGTCATCGCCGCGATGGCGGAGGCTGCACAATGGTATGTCGATCTCGTCGAGCTCCAGCGGGCGGTTGGGCGACGATTGGCCGACCTGACGAGGAACGAAGCAGCCTACGTCACTGCCGGCGCGGCGGCAGGGTTGACGCTGGCGACGCTGGCCTGCGTGACTGGTCCGGATCCGGCGAGTATTGCGCGCCTTCGCGCTCAGTTCCCGGACCTCGAAGGTTACAAGGATCAGGTCGTCATCCAGGCCGCTCACCGGATCCCGTACGACCCGGCGATTCGGCTCGCTGGAGTCCAGCTGGTTCAGATCGGGAACGCACTGGCCACCGATCCATGGGAACTGGAATCAGCGCTCAGCGAGCGCACCGCAGCAGTGGTGTACGTCGCCGGAGCGCACTTGGCACGCGGCGCTCCCCCGCTGGAGGAGGTCGTGGCAGTCGCTCATGCACACGACGTCCCGGTCATCGTCGATGCTGCGGCCCAGCTTCCACCAGCTGAGAACCTCTGGCGCTTCACGCGCGATCTGGGAGCCGATCTCGCGATTTTCAGTGGTGGCAAGGACTTGGCTGGACCGCAATCGACCGGCTTGATCGTCGGCCGTGCCGACCTGATCGAGGCGATCGCCCTCCACGGTCCCCCATACCAGCAACTCGGCCGCCCCTTCAAGGTGAGCCGCGAAGAGCTGATCGGTCTCCTCGTGGCGGTGGAGCGATACCTCACTCTCGACCATGAAGCACGCGTGCGCGCCTGTGAGGACACGGTAGCTGCCTGGATCGCAGACTTCAGTAGGATACCTGGCGTCCGCGCGACGCGTGCGTTCCCGAACGAAGCCGGGCAGCCGTTGCCTCGGCTCGTTCTGGAGATCGATCCATCCTGCTGCGGCATGACCGCCCGCGAGTTGCGCGATCGCCTGTGGGAGGGAGACCCCCGGATCGCGGTCGCCTTGCACGACGAGCATCGGATTTCGCTGACAGCCGAAACGTTGGAGCCCGGCGAGGCCGAGGTCGTCGCGGAGCGCATTCGCACCATTCTCCGCACGACCCAACATTGA
- a CDS encoding ABC transporter ATP-binding protein has product MAQVIYDHVTKRFDGVIAVNDLTLEVKDGEFLVLVGPSGCGKTTALRCLAGLEEVTSGDIIIGDRVVTHVPPKDRDIAMVFQNYALYPHMTVYENMAFGLKLRKVPKQEIDRRVKEVAEMLGIQDLLNRKPRQLSGGQRQRVALGRAIVREPQVFLMDEPLSNLDAKLRVQTRGELIKLQRRLGVTTIYVTHDQVEAMTMGHRIAVMNQGVLQQLDTPENLYDHPANLFVATFIGSPAMNIFPARVVVGDGTVRLVAGDVTLEAAPEQRNRLAEYSNREVLVGIRPEDLIVQPGQVSVDRQLRLPVEIVEPLGSETLVHLRGPAGTIIAKADPHVHFSVGELAAVTVKVEHLHAFDPQTELALF; this is encoded by the coding sequence ATGGCCCAAGTCATCTATGATCACGTGACGAAGCGGTTCGACGGTGTCATTGCTGTCAACGATCTCACCCTCGAGGTCAAGGATGGGGAGTTTCTCGTCCTCGTCGGTCCCTCGGGGTGTGGGAAGACGACAGCGTTGCGCTGTCTGGCTGGTCTGGAAGAGGTGACGAGCGGCGACATCATCATCGGTGACCGCGTCGTCACGCATGTGCCTCCGAAGGACCGCGATATCGCGATGGTTTTTCAAAATTACGCACTCTATCCGCATATGACGGTGTACGAGAACATGGCCTTCGGTCTCAAGCTCCGTAAGGTGCCCAAGCAGGAGATCGATCGGCGGGTGAAAGAAGTCGCCGAGATGCTCGGCATTCAGGATCTTCTCAATCGCAAGCCCCGCCAGCTTTCCGGTGGTCAACGGCAGCGCGTCGCGCTCGGTCGTGCCATCGTTCGCGAACCACAGGTGTTCTTGATGGACGAGCCGCTTTCCAATCTGGATGCCAAGCTTCGCGTCCAGACACGCGGCGAGCTGATCAAGCTGCAGCGCCGCCTCGGGGTCACGACGATCTACGTGACGCACGACCAGGTCGAGGCAATGACCATGGGTCACCGTATCGCGGTGATGAATCAAGGTGTGCTCCAGCAGCTGGACACACCGGAAAACCTCTACGATCACCCCGCGAACCTGTTCGTCGCGACGTTCATCGGTAGTCCGGCGATGAACATCTTCCCGGCCCGCGTCGTCGTTGGTGATGGGACGGTCCGGTTGGTAGCGGGCGATGTCACGCTGGAAGCGGCACCAGAGCAGCGCAACCGGCTCGCTGAGTACAGCAACCGCGAAGTGCTCGTCGGCATCCGACCGGAGGATCTCATCGTTCAGCCGGGGCAGGTGAGCGTCGATCGCCAGTTGCGTCTTCCGGTGGAGATCGTGGAGCCGCTCGGTTCGGAGACACTCGTGCACTTGCGGGGCCCGGCCGGAACGATCATCGCCAAGGCTGATCCACATGTGCACTTCTCGGTCGGTGAACTCGCCGCGGTCACGGTGAAGGTCGAGCACCTGCACGCCTTCGATCCGCAGACGGAACTCGCGCTCTTCTGA
- a CDS encoding carbohydrate ABC transporter permease, giving the protein MVGSNRLSSRLLFLYLPLALFTIFLLFPFYWMFIISLKPNSLLLNMKINPLFLTQATLDHYRYLLTNTDFPRWAWNTAVVTFGSTFLSLTSSILMGYALGRFRFRGGNLAGTAIFLAYLIPPTLLFIPLSQVVARFGLYNTYWALILTYPTFLIPFASWLLMGYFRTIPRELEECAMIDGASRFQAMWRIILPLALPGVLSAGIFSFTLSWNEFLYALVFMGSGEMKTIPVGTVSDLIRADVFQWGPLMAAAMLGSVPVAIAYMFFVDQYVSGLTAGAVKG; this is encoded by the coding sequence GTGGTCGGGAGCAATCGGCTGAGCAGTCGGCTCCTCTTTCTCTATCTGCCACTTGCTCTCTTCACGATTTTTCTCCTGTTCCCCTTCTACTGGATGTTCATTATCTCGCTCAAGCCGAATTCACTTTTGCTCAACATGAAGATCAATCCGCTCTTCTTGACACAGGCGACGCTCGACCATTACCGCTATCTTTTGACGAATACCGATTTTCCGCGTTGGGCGTGGAATACCGCAGTGGTGACATTCGGTTCGACGTTTCTCTCGCTGACGAGCAGCATCTTGATGGGTTACGCGCTCGGTCGCTTTCGCTTCCGGGGCGGCAATCTGGCCGGTACTGCGATCTTCCTCGCCTACTTGATTCCGCCGACCCTCCTTTTCATCCCCTTGAGTCAGGTCGTCGCCCGCTTCGGGCTTTACAACACGTACTGGGCATTGATCCTGACGTACCCGACGTTCCTCATTCCTTTCGCCTCCTGGCTCTTGATGGGGTACTTCCGCACGATCCCGCGCGAGTTGGAAGAGTGCGCGATGATCGACGGGGCGAGCCGGTTCCAGGCTATGTGGCGGATCATCTTGCCGCTGGCTCTCCCCGGAGTGCTCTCTGCTGGTATCTTTTCCTTTACCTTGTCATGGAACGAGTTCCTCTACGCCCTCGTCTTCATGGGTTCGGGCGAGATGAAGACGATTCCGGTCGGGACGGTGAGCGACCTCATCCGGGCCGATGTCTTCCAGTGGGGTCCGCTCATGGCAGCCGCCATGCTCGGTTCCGTGCCGGTTGCCATCGCCTACATGTTCTTCGTCGATCAGTACGTTTCTGGTCTGACGGCTGGTGCAGTGAAAGGATGA
- a CDS encoding carbohydrate ABC transporter permease — translation MTTAPARTAVQALPLTWRERARQWLDSEPVLAYLFMSPGWLILLLFMSYPFFLGIWISLTDRMVGFPGGEFVGLRNYRELLHDGVFRLTVINTFIYGFVTVPFKLLLGLLLALLLNQVFPLRNVLRAALLLPWIVPTALSSLAWLMLYDAVLSPFSWMLKNWGLIESNIAFLGTRTNAIISLCIANIWRGTPFFAVAILAGLQAVPQELHEAAAIEGANSLQRFFAVTLPVIKGIIVITTLFSIIWTFADFQLVYVLTKGGPANSTHIFGTFAWQEGIGGAGKLGMGAAVSLYMFPVLAVLSALLLRYVRSQEA, via the coding sequence ATGACGACTGCGCCAGCCAGGACCGCTGTCCAGGCTCTTCCGCTGACCTGGCGCGAGCGAGCCCGCCAGTGGCTCGACAGCGAGCCGGTTCTCGCCTACCTGTTCATGTCGCCCGGCTGGCTGATCTTGCTCCTGTTCATGAGCTATCCGTTTTTCCTCGGAATCTGGATCTCGCTGACCGATCGGATGGTCGGATTTCCGGGTGGTGAATTCGTCGGGCTTCGGAACTATCGAGAGCTTCTGCACGATGGTGTCTTTCGACTGACGGTGATCAACACCTTCATCTATGGCTTCGTGACTGTTCCATTCAAGTTGTTGCTTGGTCTTCTGCTGGCGCTCCTCTTGAACCAGGTGTTTCCGCTGCGGAATGTGCTGCGCGCGGCTCTCCTGCTTCCGTGGATCGTACCGACCGCGCTTTCCAGCCTGGCTTGGCTGATGCTCTACGATGCAGTGTTGAGTCCTTTTTCTTGGATGCTGAAGAACTGGGGACTCATCGAATCGAACATCGCGTTCCTGGGTACGCGCACGAATGCCATCATTTCTCTCTGTATTGCCAATATTTGGCGTGGCACGCCGTTCTTCGCGGTGGCCATTCTGGCCGGCCTGCAGGCGGTGCCGCAGGAACTGCACGAGGCGGCAGCGATCGAGGGGGCTAATAGCCTGCAGCGGTTCTTCGCGGTGACGCTGCCGGTGATCAAGGGGATCATCGTCATCACCACACTCTTCTCGATCATTTGGACGTTCGCGGATTTCCAGCTCGTCTATGTTCTGACGAAAGGTGGGCCAGCGAACTCGACGCACATTTTCGGTACCTTCGCCTGGCAAGAGGGGATCGGCGGCGCGGGTAAGCTCGGGATGGGTGCAGCGGTTTCTCTGTACATGTTCCCGGTTCTCGCTGTCCTCTCTGCTCTCTTGCTCCGCTACGTTCGTTCGCAGGAGGCCTGA